The Candidatus Sysuiplasma acidicola genome window below encodes:
- a CDS encoding CoB--CoM heterodisulfide reductase iron-sulfur subunit B family protein, translating to MSYDEGGLAFYPGCSLDGLGKAYRKSSELVSRDLGIVMDEIVDYNCCGATEVKTVSYDLSVFLPGRNLALAKEMGSKAVVAPCNGCVFSLGRANKAITEDAATKNRMNEYLNKAGAPSYEGDVEVKHIIEVIYQQAGLDAVRKRVRKPLKGLRVACYYGCLYTRPKIYTGAGSGERDNPEHPHFMDDLMEAIGAETVDYPLKTVCCGGGHAIADREVSVGFSASILNEAARLNADFVVTMCPLGQMNIEANIPMIEKQYGREIVRPVVYFTQLMALAFGHSRRDARLADNFSDAGKILHSKGF from the coding sequence ATGAGTTACGATGAAGGCGGGCTGGCATTTTATCCGGGCTGTTCGCTGGACGGTCTCGGGAAGGCCTACAGGAAGAGTTCCGAGCTGGTGAGCAGGGACCTGGGCATAGTGATGGACGAGATTGTGGACTACAACTGCTGCGGCGCAACGGAAGTGAAGACAGTGAGCTATGACCTGTCCGTCTTCCTGCCCGGGAGGAATCTCGCACTCGCGAAGGAGATGGGCTCGAAGGCGGTTGTGGCGCCCTGCAACGGATGCGTCTTCTCGCTTGGAAGAGCGAACAAGGCAATAACCGAGGACGCGGCCACAAAGAACAGAATGAACGAGTATCTGAACAAGGCGGGGGCACCTTCATACGAGGGAGATGTGGAGGTAAAACACATAATAGAGGTCATCTACCAGCAGGCGGGACTCGATGCGGTGAGGAAAAGAGTCAGGAAACCGCTGAAAGGACTCAGGGTCGCCTGCTATTACGGCTGCCTCTACACGAGGCCGAAGATTTACACCGGCGCCGGTTCCGGCGAAAGGGACAATCCGGAGCATCCGCACTTCATGGATGATCTCATGGAGGCGATTGGAGCGGAAACGGTCGATTATCCGCTGAAGACTGTCTGCTGCGGCGGGGGACATGCAATTGCGGATCGCGAGGTCTCCGTCGGATTCAGTGCGTCGATACTTAACGAGGCTGCAAGACTGAATGCTGACTTCGTCGTGACGATGTGCCCGCTCGGGCAGATGAACATAGAGGCGAACATACCTATGATCGAAAAACAGTACGGCAGAGAGATTGTAAGGCCGGTCGTGTACTTCACGCAGCTGATGGCGCTGGCGTTCGGTCACAGCAGGCGGGACGCGCGGCTCGCGGACAATTTCTCCGATGCAGGAAAGATTTTGCACTCGAAAGGGTTCTAG
- the aprB gene encoding adenylyl-sulfate reductase subunit beta — MPTFVYMTMCDGCGKCVELCPSDIMHIDPVNRRAFNVEPDMCWECYTCVKYCPEHAIDVRGYADFAPLGHGVTVLREAEKGAVSWKIKYRDGRIKEFTFPIRTTRWGTIPSARSLPPPAEDALHSPLLSHEPEYLKVESLPTLKIAEQSPVAAQTGNRK; from the coding sequence ATGCCAACGTTTGTTTATATGACAATGTGCGACGGTTGCGGCAAATGCGTCGAATTGTGTCCAAGCGACATCATGCATATAGATCCGGTCAACAGGAGAGCATTTAATGTGGAGCCGGACATGTGCTGGGAATGCTATACGTGTGTCAAGTACTGTCCGGAGCACGCCATCGATGTCAGAGGTTATGCCGATTTCGCCCCGCTTGGCCACGGAGTCACAGTGCTCAGGGAAGCGGAAAAGGGTGCCGTTTCATGGAAAATCAAGTACAGGGACGGAAGGATTAAGGAGTTCACGTTCCCGATCCGGACAACCAGGTGGGGTACAATACCGTCCGCACGCTCCCTTCCTCCGCCTGCGGAAGATGCGTTACACTCACCTCTTCTTTCCCACGAACCGGAGTACCTGAAGGTGGAGAGCCTTCCAACGCTGAAGATCGCGGAACAGAGCCCCGTTGCAGCTCAAACCGGGAATAGGAAGTGA
- a CDS encoding Lrp/AsnC family transcriptional regulator, producing the protein MQGKADNGFAELDMLDVGIIKELQANARTSYRRIARKFDVSVTTVSERVGRMVKSGLIRSFTVIVDPEKSGPVLCAALYIRIENGSDPKEVGRRVSGVKGICYTYQTVGLYDIIALGSSLTKHDFAAMLREVGAIRGIKEVVPSMVLDTIKEDPRHPVSVPEN; encoded by the coding sequence ATGCAGGGGAAAGCAGACAACGGCTTTGCCGAACTGGACATGCTTGACGTGGGAATAATCAAGGAACTTCAGGCAAACGCCCGCACTTCATACAGGCGCATTGCCAGGAAATTCGATGTAAGCGTCACGACCGTGAGCGAGCGGGTGGGACGGATGGTGAAAAGCGGGCTCATCAGGAGCTTCACCGTAATCGTCGATCCTGAAAAATCTGGACCGGTACTCTGTGCTGCACTGTACATAAGGATTGAGAACGGTTCCGATCCGAAAGAAGTTGGACGCAGGGTGTCAGGAGTAAAGGGGATATGCTACACCTATCAGACAGTCGGATTGTATGACATCATAGCGCTAGGAAGTTCACTGACGAAACATGACTTCGCTGCAATGCTGAGGGAAGTCGGCGCCATCCGCGGCATAAAGGAAGTCGTTCCGTCCATGGTTCTTGACACAATAAAGGAAGATCCTCGCCATCCAGTCAGCGTTCCAGAAAATTGA
- a CDS encoding heterodisulfide reductase subunit B: protein MLSADQIREVVKARSEKRAVSDKKVMDVREEMWKLHDKGEIIVIPIEAKNKPVNVKTLFGWEKKIPTDHLWHHKSCGQCGNIPGYPASLLWFMNQFGTTYLNEPHQTSCTAWNYHGTGTSNPVALAAVAVRNWHRAWETGTFPLIHCGTSYGDYKEMRKLIIENKEVRDKVRDIMHHMGKELTIPEEIVHYSEWVHVMRDRMAAMSKYNMSEVTATVHEPCHYYKMVPEDAIYDESVNGGQRPAPPTALMISLGAKVADYSTWYDCCGFGFRHILTEREFTRSFATLRKIKPMVEEAHSDVAITTDTGCVTTLDKSQWIGKVHGMEFMVPVLADVQIAALAAGAHPYKIVQLHWHASPTEKLMEKMGIDYKTYKDDFMKYLEQIKNGGEVEQLYTPHREMEKYFAVNKGQVLPEGLKTKAG from the coding sequence ATGCTGAGCGCTGACCAGATCAGGGAAGTCGTGAAAGCCAGATCCGAGAAGAGGGCGGTTTCTGACAAGAAAGTCATGGACGTCAGAGAGGAAATGTGGAAACTTCATGACAAGGGAGAGATCATCGTCATACCCATTGAGGCAAAGAACAAGCCTGTCAATGTCAAAACACTTTTTGGCTGGGAAAAGAAGATTCCCACGGACCACCTGTGGCATCACAAGTCCTGCGGCCAGTGCGGGAACATACCCGGGTATCCCGCCTCACTGTTATGGTTCATGAACCAGTTCGGGACGACATATCTGAACGAACCGCATCAGACTTCGTGCACGGCGTGGAACTATCATGGAACAGGCACATCTAATCCGGTGGCGCTCGCCGCCGTCGCAGTGAGGAACTGGCACAGAGCATGGGAGACAGGCACGTTCCCTCTGATACACTGCGGCACGAGCTACGGCGATTACAAGGAGATGCGGAAGCTCATTATTGAGAACAAGGAAGTAAGGGACAAGGTCAGGGACATCATGCACCACATGGGGAAGGAGCTGACGATCCCTGAAGAGATTGTCCATTACAGTGAATGGGTACATGTCATGCGTGACAGGATGGCGGCCATGTCGAAGTACAATATGTCGGAAGTTACGGCCACAGTGCATGAGCCCTGCCACTACTACAAAATGGTGCCGGAAGATGCGATTTATGATGAAAGCGTCAACGGCGGACAGAGACCTGCGCCGCCAACGGCCCTCATGATTTCGCTCGGCGCGAAGGTTGCCGATTACAGCACTTGGTATGACTGCTGCGGATTCGGTTTCAGACACATTCTCACGGAAAGGGAATTCACCAGATCGTTTGCGACGCTCCGCAAAATAAAGCCGATGGTCGAAGAAGCTCATTCGGACGTTGCCATCACAACGGACACCGGCTGCGTTACGACGCTTGACAAGAGTCAGTGGATAGGCAAGGTTCACGGCATGGAGTTTATGGTTCCAGTGCTGGCCGATGTTCAGATCGCGGCGCTGGCCGCTGGAGCGCACCCGTACAAGATCGTGCAGCTGCACTGGCATGCGTCACCCACTGAGAAGTTGATGGAAAAAATGGGTATAGACTACAAAACATACAAGGATGATTTCATGAAGTATCTGGAACAGATTAAAAACGGGGGAGAAGTGGAGCAGTTGTATACACCGCACAGAGAGATGGAAAAATATTTCGCCGTAAACAAGGGACAGGTGCTGCCTGAAGGATTGAAGACCAAGGCAGGTTAG
- a CDS encoding 4Fe-4S dicluster domain-containing protein, producing MSILKNLPQRKDERTPSMIIAGAREHGEQPHELARKIFSEMRGDFRYREFVLGCLNCGECTTGCPAARFYDFSPREMLQIAMSDDPDVLLDAMQEKIWACCQCYTCNMRCRFGNDIAGIISVMRELAVRNGLESAKEVLKPASRSLLKVMTHGTQVSPDMIQPDFFIDWDPKAVSKAGDLVTLRKAIPIDVLQVTDSSWEVSMQTALELAQIYEESGVLDMLRSLDPDLVEMIVDIISDWKGEFEEMKEKFGLEDIGHREK from the coding sequence ATGTCGATATTGAAGAATCTTCCGCAGAGAAAGGATGAACGGACACCATCGATGATTATAGCCGGGGCAAGGGAGCATGGAGAGCAGCCTCATGAACTCGCGCGAAAAATATTTTCGGAAATGCGCGGAGACTTCAGGTACAGGGAATTCGTTCTGGGTTGCCTGAATTGCGGCGAATGCACTACAGGATGTCCGGCTGCAAGATTCTACGACTTCAGCCCGAGGGAAATGCTGCAGATAGCCATGTCCGATGACCCCGATGTTCTACTGGACGCCATGCAGGAAAAAATCTGGGCGTGCTGCCAGTGCTACACGTGTAACATGAGATGCAGGTTCGGAAACGATATTGCCGGCATAATAAGCGTGATGAGAGAACTGGCCGTCAGGAACGGACTCGAGAGCGCAAAGGAGGTACTGAAGCCGGCAAGCAGAAGCCTTCTCAAGGTCATGACACACGGTACGCAGGTTTCGCCCGACATGATACAGCCGGATTTCTTCATAGACTGGGATCCGAAAGCAGTATCCAAGGCAGGCGACCTCGTGACGCTCAGGAAGGCTATACCCATAGATGTTCTTCAGGTAACAGACTCGTCCTGGGAAGTTTCCATGCAGACTGCACTGGAGCTTGCCCAGATTTATGAAGAGTCCGGTGTCCTCGATATGCTCAGATCGCTAGACCCTGACCTGGTAGAAATGATTGTTGACATAATTTCAGACTGGAAAGGTGAATTTGAAGAAATGAAGGAAAAATTCGGCTTAGAAGACATCGGACACAGGGAGAAATGA
- a CDS encoding FAD-dependent oxidoreductase, with protein sequence MASPRILVIGGGPAGLSASIDLIGAGAEVVLVEKESVLGGTPKRLHYSLIAPDLKPVEEVLDPLIKQVESSTVTTKLNTIVSGINNVDGQAKVAFTSGDGGKEEEVFDAVILATGFEHWDPHKKYEYGYGIYPDVIDFKDFEKMLSDDNLVRPSNGKMPERIGWLLCVGSRDRQVGKFYCCRLGCAVSIKQAMEVKKKHPEIDTYIYYMDIRTYGFWEDQLYWKAMEDLNVKFIRGRIGAISKGDEGNLIAMAEDTILQRPSEVPFDMLVLTTGMEASQGTVEMAKLLGLEMEEHGFVKPLEADSLPVHTTVENVFVAGTATGPKAIPDAITEGSAAAMKAFNYVRKRAGTKESKSKRTSDRSMKVNA encoded by the coding sequence CTGGCATCACCACGCATACTCGTGATAGGAGGGGGACCAGCGGGTCTGAGCGCTTCGATTGATCTTATCGGGGCGGGTGCGGAGGTTGTTCTCGTCGAAAAAGAGTCTGTCCTGGGCGGTACACCAAAGCGACTCCACTACAGCCTCATCGCGCCGGATCTCAAGCCGGTGGAAGAGGTGCTGGACCCGCTGATTAAACAGGTTGAATCGTCTACGGTCACAACGAAACTCAATACAATCGTTTCGGGCATCAACAATGTCGATGGACAGGCAAAGGTTGCATTCACTTCCGGGGACGGCGGAAAGGAAGAGGAAGTGTTCGATGCCGTGATTCTCGCAACAGGTTTCGAGCACTGGGACCCTCACAAGAAGTACGAGTACGGCTATGGCATCTATCCGGACGTAATAGATTTCAAGGATTTTGAAAAGATGCTGTCCGATGACAATCTCGTCCGACCGTCGAACGGCAAAATGCCTGAGCGCATAGGCTGGCTTCTGTGCGTTGGTTCGCGCGACAGGCAGGTTGGGAAGTTCTACTGCTGCAGGCTGGGTTGCGCGGTGTCCATCAAACAGGCGATGGAAGTGAAGAAAAAACATCCGGAGATTGACACCTACATCTATTACATGGACATAAGGACATACGGCTTCTGGGAAGATCAGCTGTACTGGAAGGCGATGGAGGATCTGAACGTCAAATTCATACGCGGAAGAATAGGTGCTATCAGCAAGGGGGATGAAGGAAACCTGATCGCAATGGCCGAGGACACTATACTACAGCGGCCGAGCGAGGTGCCGTTCGACATGCTCGTCCTGACCACAGGCATGGAGGCAAGCCAGGGAACGGTCGAGATGGCAAAACTCCTTGGCCTGGAAATGGAGGAGCACGGATTCGTCAAGCCGCTCGAGGCCGACAGCCTGCCTGTCCACACGACGGTGGAGAATGTGTTTGTCGCAGGAACTGCGACGGGCCCGAAGGCCATACCCGATGCAATAACCGAAGGGTCGGCAGCCGCCATGAAGGCTTTCAACTACGTCAGGAAGCGCGCCGGAACAAAAGAATCGAAATCAAAGAGAACAAGCGACAGGTCGATGAAGGTAAATGCCTGA
- a CDS encoding glycine cleavage system protein H, producing the protein MAMINGCELPDDLFYFLEGNQMSWVRFEGDEAVIGLTDPAQTRAGKIVVIRVKGEGTARPRGKPLATIESGKWAGAVLAPLTGVVVKPNEELVSHPELINNDPYGRGWIVRVKVSSPEEKAALLTGESAMSRYREFISRDNIKCIRCQQ; encoded by the coding sequence ATGGCAATGATTAACGGATGCGAGCTGCCTGACGATCTTTTCTATTTCCTGGAAGGAAATCAGATGTCGTGGGTGAGGTTTGAGGGCGATGAGGCCGTGATAGGGCTGACTGACCCGGCGCAGACGAGGGCGGGCAAGATTGTCGTCATCAGAGTCAAGGGCGAGGGGACAGCCAGACCAAGGGGGAAACCGCTCGCTACAATCGAAAGCGGTAAATGGGCCGGAGCGGTGCTTGCGCCGCTGACTGGCGTAGTTGTGAAACCGAACGAGGAGCTTGTTTCGCACCCGGAGCTGATCAACAACGATCCGTACGGCAGGGGCTGGATTGTGCGTGTGAAAGTGTCCAGTCCGGAGGAGAAGGCGGCGCTGCTCACGGGGGAGAGCGCGATGTCGCGGTACAGGGAGTTCATCAGCAGGGACAACATAAAATGCATAAGATGCCAGCAGTGA
- a CDS encoding DsrE family protein, giving the protein MQVADVEGKKLLIVMTTGPEDPEKTYAPFYTAALSAAMEVDTSMYFLMHAPKLLKSGFAEQVKLKKGGTLMQFINMALEGGVKFYACEESLRSLCDIDPKDVISGVKVVGSSTLVDLSLDSDTVLSF; this is encoded by the coding sequence ATGCAAGTGGCGGATGTCGAGGGAAAAAAATTACTGATTGTCATGACGACCGGACCCGAAGATCCGGAGAAAACGTACGCACCATTCTACACGGCAGCGCTGTCGGCGGCGATGGAAGTCGATACATCAATGTATTTTCTGATGCATGCGCCAAAGCTGCTTAAGTCCGGTTTTGCGGAGCAGGTAAAGCTGAAGAAGGGCGGAACGCTGATGCAGTTCATCAACATGGCACTGGAAGGCGGCGTGAAGTTCTACGCCTGCGAGGAGAGCCTGAGGAGCCTTTGCGACATAGATCCGAAGGATGTCATAAGCGGCGTGAAGGTTGTCGGCTCTTCCACGCTCGTGGACCTGTCGCTGGATTCCGACACCGTTCTGAGTTTCTGA
- a CDS encoding DsrE/DsrF/DrsH-like family protein: MQETVEQSTMKNKLVLVVSKGTMDAAYPALILATTAAAQGMEVYMYFTFGGMKLLTKGQAETLEPSKDIGMTAEQLKGLISKGGMPSVAQMLQMAAESGVHINACSPTMKLFGTTKENLTIPGADVVGAATFLEWASDPSAITLFI; this comes from the coding sequence ATGCAGGAAACTGTGGAACAGTCGACTATGAAAAACAAGCTTGTGCTTGTGGTGAGCAAGGGTACGATGGATGCGGCCTATCCGGCGCTGATACTGGCGACGACTGCGGCTGCGCAGGGAATGGAAGTGTACATGTACTTCACATTCGGCGGAATGAAGCTTCTTACGAAGGGGCAGGCCGAAACGCTGGAACCTTCCAAGGACATCGGCATGACGGCGGAGCAATTGAAGGGGCTGATATCCAAGGGCGGAATGCCCTCAGTGGCGCAGATGCTGCAGATGGCAGCCGAATCCGGGGTTCACATAAACGCATGCTCACCGACGATGAAGTTGTTCGGAACGACCAAGGAGAATCTGACTATTCCCGGTGCAGATGTTGTCGGAGCCGCAACCTTCCTGGAATGGGCTTCAGACCCCTCGGCAATAACTCTTTTCATCTGA
- a CDS encoding 4Fe-4S dicluster domain-containing protein: MPIHEKHLIEKQKILQKDSAELEGRDVSGQWNIFIQQRILSQYQPAMVDEIASTPEGRTINRCWQCGTCTSGCCMHTDFGLREFNPRYFIYLAKIGDEEELKKYKDVIWRCLACNKCVERCPKDVRVEEVIHAIDGYMRKKGWMQETPASRWDDEYVGNVLKTGILDEIMLLRNYIRDEEMKEFDASYMMKMGMNMLRTGRLRTGPFRHRTKGWKKVRKVAEEILEKDGYELR, from the coding sequence GTGCCAATCCATGAGAAACATCTCATTGAGAAGCAGAAGATCCTGCAGAAGGACAGCGCAGAGCTAGAAGGGAGGGATGTTTCGGGCCAGTGGAACATATTCATACAGCAGAGGATTCTGTCACAGTATCAGCCTGCCATGGTGGACGAAATAGCTTCGACGCCGGAAGGCAGAACGATAAACAGATGCTGGCAGTGCGGAACGTGCACATCGGGCTGCTGCATGCATACCGATTTCGGTCTGCGGGAATTCAACCCCAGATATTTCATCTATCTCGCAAAGATAGGCGACGAGGAAGAGCTGAAGAAGTACAAGGATGTCATCTGGCGATGCCTGGCTTGCAACAAGTGCGTCGAACGGTGCCCGAAGGACGTGAGAGTGGAGGAGGTCATTCATGCCATCGACGGCTACATGAGAAAGAAGGGCTGGATGCAGGAGACGCCCGCAAGCAGATGGGATGACGAGTATGTCGGCAATGTGCTCAAAACGGGCATACTAGACGAGATCATGCTGCTGAGGAATTACATCAGGGACGAGGAAATGAAGGAGTTCGACGCATCGTACATGATGAAGATGGGCATGAATATGCTCAGGACCGGGAGACTGAGAACAGGTCCGTTCAGACACAGAACGAAGGGATGGAAGAAAGTAAGGAAAGTTGCAGAAGAGATACTGGAGAAAGATGGTTATGAGTTACGATGA
- a CDS encoding sulfate adenylyltransferase: MIPAPYGGKLVSTVIEEAVARRRIGEAHDLPSISPIIDQVYDAEKICFGAYSPLEGFMSVEDFTSVLERGRLSNGMPWTMPVFLAPSGKHDAAVVDAARRGDTLAILDASGEPFALIAVDEKFPLQKSEVARKVYGTADAAHPNVADLSQMGDVCISGRVELLRRLPHTAFEFTPEETRSIFKQKGWKNVAGYQARNPPHTAHEYIQRATLERDDIDALFIQPVIGKLKKGDYRPEVIMDAYEAFVSNYYRSDRVLLASLSISMRYAGPKAVLFYAIVRRNYGCSHYIVGRDQAGVGNYYDPYGGHRIFDDFDVGVIPLRYEETFYCRACNGMASRKICPHGNEFHQSTSQTGIRKTLAEGKPLPTEILRPEVAEVLRRGDVIND; the protein is encoded by the coding sequence ATGATACCTGCTCCGTACGGCGGAAAACTCGTCAGCACTGTTATCGAAGAGGCGGTGGCCCGCAGGAGGATCGGGGAGGCGCACGATCTTCCATCAATAAGCCCGATCATAGATCAGGTGTATGATGCCGAGAAGATATGCTTCGGCGCGTACAGTCCGCTTGAAGGCTTCATGTCCGTGGAGGATTTCACGAGTGTACTGGAGCGGGGAAGGCTATCAAACGGCATGCCGTGGACAATGCCGGTGTTTCTGGCACCTTCGGGAAAACACGATGCGGCAGTAGTTGATGCAGCACGCCGGGGCGATACACTCGCCATACTCGATGCATCTGGCGAACCCTTCGCACTGATTGCCGTGGATGAAAAATTCCCCCTCCAGAAGAGCGAAGTGGCCAGGAAGGTCTATGGCACTGCTGACGCCGCTCATCCGAATGTCGCTGACCTATCTCAGATGGGAGATGTCTGCATATCCGGGAGGGTCGAACTCCTCCGGAGACTTCCACACACTGCATTCGAGTTCACGCCGGAAGAGACACGCTCCATTTTCAAACAGAAGGGATGGAAAAACGTTGCAGGCTACCAGGCACGGAATCCTCCTCACACGGCGCACGAATACATTCAGAGGGCAACGCTCGAAAGGGATGACATAGATGCGCTGTTCATCCAGCCTGTAATAGGCAAACTGAAGAAGGGAGACTATCGCCCGGAAGTGATCATGGATGCTTATGAGGCGTTTGTTTCCAATTATTACCGCAGCGACCGTGTGCTGCTTGCCTCGCTCTCGATATCCATGCGCTATGCCGGTCCGAAAGCGGTGCTCTTCTACGCAATCGTCAGGCGCAACTACGGCTGCTCGCACTACATAGTGGGCAGGGATCAGGCCGGCGTAGGCAATTACTACGACCCTTACGGCGGACACCGAATATTCGATGATTTCGACGTCGGCGTCATTCCGCTCAGGTATGAGGAGACATTCTACTGCAGGGCGTGCAATGGCATGGCGTCGAGAAAGATATGTCCTCACGGAAATGAATTTCATCAGAGCACCAGTCAGACCGGCATAAGAAAGACGCTGGCAGAAGGCAAGCCTCTGCCGACCGAAATACTCAGGCCGGAGGTTGCAGAGGTGCTCAGAAGGGGCGATGTGATAAACGATTAG
- the aprA gene encoding adenylyl-sulfate reductase subunit alpha translates to MLLSLRKTNSVKHVDCDILIVGGGFAGCGAAYEAGYWGRGLKIVIAEKANIERSGAVAHGLSAINCYMGMRWGENRPEDFVRYARGDLMGLVREDLLFDVARHVDATVHMFEEWGLPMMYNKETGHYQREGKWQIMIHGESYKPIIAEAAQKSVDAVYNRVMITHLLTDAQNAKRIAGAIGLDVRDGTLYVFRAKAVIVGAAGASHIYRPRSIGEGAGRTWYPPWNNGSAYALLMQAGAEMIQMENRIVVTRFKDGYGPVGAWFLMLKSVATNAYGEEYEKAHIDSLRSYVGSKYADAKPMPTCLRNHLMLEEIKAGKGPIYIHTERSLDTREKEELGWEDFLDMTIGQAVMWASQNIDPKEDPSELTMSEPYVMGSHAVCAGAWVSGPEDFAPPDYNWGYNRMTTVEGLFGAGDTVGGSAHKFSSGSFTEGRLAAKAAVRYVREHADFKPELNAASVERIREEVYRPLENYEVGSHVIVKGSVSPFFITPKQGLQRLEKIMDEYCGGVSSYYSTNEKLLNKGLHLLQMLKEDANHIGAEDLHQLQRTWELNHRIWVAEAVVRHTLFRKETRWPGYYYRADFPHVDDEQWHVFVNSRYDPATGQWELKSIPVHHIVP, encoded by the coding sequence ATGCTGTTGTCGCTCAGAAAAACGAACTCTGTAAAGCATGTTGACTGTGATATACTGATTGTGGGCGGCGGTTTCGCGGGATGCGGTGCGGCCTATGAAGCCGGTTACTGGGGCAGGGGTCTGAAAATCGTCATTGCGGAAAAGGCAAACATCGAGAGGAGCGGCGCGGTCGCGCACGGCCTGTCCGCAATCAACTGCTACATGGGCATGAGATGGGGCGAAAACAGGCCCGAAGACTTTGTGCGGTACGCGAGGGGCGATCTCATGGGGCTCGTCAGGGAGGATCTGCTCTTCGACGTCGCAAGGCATGTCGACGCCACCGTGCATATGTTCGAGGAATGGGGCCTTCCGATGATGTACAACAAGGAAACTGGTCACTATCAGCGGGAGGGAAAATGGCAGATCATGATACACGGGGAATCTTACAAGCCGATTATAGCGGAGGCAGCACAGAAGTCAGTTGATGCAGTTTACAACCGCGTCATGATAACCCATCTGCTGACAGATGCGCAGAATGCGAAACGCATCGCAGGCGCAATAGGCCTGGATGTTCGCGACGGAACACTCTATGTTTTCAGGGCAAAGGCCGTAATCGTCGGTGCAGCCGGTGCTTCGCACATATACAGGCCCAGGTCCATCGGCGAGGGCGCCGGGCGGACGTGGTATCCGCCATGGAATAACGGCTCCGCTTATGCTCTCCTGATGCAGGCCGGAGCGGAGATGATTCAGATGGAAAACAGGATCGTGGTGACGAGATTCAAAGACGGCTACGGTCCGGTAGGCGCATGGTTCCTCATGCTGAAGTCCGTTGCCACAAACGCTTACGGCGAGGAGTACGAAAAGGCGCACATCGACAGCCTCAGATCTTACGTGGGTTCAAAATATGCAGACGCCAAACCGATGCCGACCTGCCTGAGGAATCATCTCATGCTTGAGGAGATAAAGGCGGGAAAGGGTCCCATCTACATTCACACGGAGCGCTCACTTGACACGCGCGAGAAGGAGGAGCTCGGCTGGGAAGATTTCCTGGACATGACGATCGGGCAGGCCGTGATGTGGGCGTCGCAGAACATAGATCCGAAAGAAGATCCTTCTGAGCTTACCATGTCGGAGCCATACGTCATGGGCTCTCATGCCGTGTGCGCCGGAGCATGGGTTAGCGGCCCGGAGGACTTCGCGCCCCCGGATTATAACTGGGGTTACAACCGTATGACGACGGTCGAGGGCCTGTTCGGCGCGGGCGACACTGTCGGAGGCAGCGCTCATAAATTTTCTTCCGGCTCCTTCACAGAAGGAAGGCTCGCGGCAAAGGCCGCAGTCAGGTATGTCAGGGAACATGCGGATTTCAAACCGGAACTCAATGCGGCCTCGGTGGAGAGAATCAGGGAAGAGGTCTACCGCCCTCTCGAAAACTATGAAGTCGGAAGCCATGTGATCGTGAAAGGCAGCGTCTCACCGTTTTTCATAACGCCCAAGCAGGGGCTGCAGCGGCTTGAGAAGATTATGGACGAATACTGCGGAGGCGTAAGTTCGTATTATTCTACCAATGAAAAGCTGCTGAACAAGGGACTCCATCTACTGCAGATGCTGAAGGAGGATGCAAACCATATCGGTGCCGAAGATCTGCATCAGCTGCAGAGGACCTGGGAGCTGAATCACAGGATATGGGTCGCTGAGGCTGTTGTCAGGCATACGCTTTTCAGGAAGGAGACCAGATGGCCCGGATACTACTACAGGGCAGACTTTCCGCACGTGGACGATGAGCAGTGGCATGTATTCGTCAATTCAAGATATGATCCTGCAACGGGCCAGTGGGAATTGAAGTCCATCCCTGTTCACCATATAGTGCCCTGA
- a CDS encoding sulfurtransferase TusA family protein encodes MAEEAKVFDFRGMQCPIPVFETSKAIKQVGIGEEICVMANDPAAKPDLQAWSKRTGHEIMSIEESGDYISLKIKRAH; translated from the coding sequence ATGGCGGAAGAAGCAAAGGTTTTTGATTTCAGGGGAATGCAATGCCCAATTCCGGTGTTTGAGACAAGCAAGGCGATTAAACAGGTTGGAATCGGGGAGGAGATATGCGTCATGGCTAACGATCCTGCCGCGAAGCCGGATCTTCAGGCCTGGTCAAAGAGAACGGGCCACGAGATAATGAGCATAGAGGAGAGCGGGGACTACATCAGCCTGAAAATAAAGCGGGCGCATTGA